A single window of Gossypium arboreum isolate Shixiya-1 chromosome 13, ASM2569848v2, whole genome shotgun sequence DNA harbors:
- the LOC108486161 gene encoding actin-depolymerizing factor 2 translates to MANAASGMAVHDDCKLKFLELKAKRTYRFIVFKIEEKQKQVVVEKLGEPSQSYDDFTASLPADECRYAVYDFDFVTAENCQKSRIFFIAWSPDTSRVRSKMIYASSKDRFKRELDGIQVELQATDPTEMGLDVIRSRAN, encoded by the exons ATG GCAAATGCAGCTTCTGGAATGGCCGTGCATGATGACTGCAAGCTGAAGTTTCTAGAGCTAAAGGCTAAAAGGACATACCGCTTCATAGTATTCAAGATCGAGGAGAAACAAAAGCAGGTTGTCGTGGAAAAGCTTGGTGAGCCAAGTCAAAGCTATGACGATTTCACTGCTAGCCTCCCTGCCGATGAGTGTCGATATGCTGTATACGATTTTGACTTTGTGACTGCTGAGAATTGCCAGAAAAGCAGGATTTTCTTCATTGCATG GTCTCCGGACACATCAAGGGTGAGAAGCAAGATGATTTACGCAAGCTCAAAGGACAGGTTCAAGAGAGAGTTAGACGGTATTCAAGTAGAGCTGCAGGCAACCGATCCCACCGAGATGGGACTCGATGTCATAAGAAGCCGTGCCAACTAA
- the LOC108486619 gene encoding THO complex subunit 4A, with protein MSSALEMSLDDLIKRNRKPRSGKSRGRGRGSGPGPARRFPNRGANRSAPYAAAKVLETTRQQDMFSDKGAALQGLAGRNSGIETGTKLYISNLDYGVSNDDIKELFSEVGDLKRFSVHYDRSGRSKGKADIVFTRRADALAAVKRYNNVELDGKPMKIEIVGTNIATPPAPLGANGAFRSSNGAMKGGQGKGGGFGRQRGGGAAGRGRGRGKGRGEKVSAEDLDADLEKYHSESMQTN; from the exons ATGTCAAGTGCTTTAGAGATGTCGCTCGACGATCTCATCAAGCGTAACCGTAAGCCGAGATCCGGCAAATCTCGCGGCCGGGGACGTGGATCCGGACCTGGACCGGCCCGCCGTTTTCCTAATCGTGGAGCAAACCGCTCGGCACCGTATGCTGCTGCTAAG GTGCTGGAGACGACGCGGCAGCAGGATATGTTTTCCGATAAGGGAGCGGCGTTGCAAGGACTAGCGGGTCGGAATTCTGGAATAGAAACCGGAACGAAGCTCTATATCTCTAATTTAGATTACGGTGTTTCAAACGACGACATCAAG GAATTGTTTTCTGAGGTCGGTGACCTGAAACGATTTTCGGTCCACTATGATAGGAGCGGGAGATCGAAG GGAAAAGCAGATATTGTCTTCACACGGCGAGCAGATGCTTTGGCTGCAGTAAAGAGGTACAACAATGTTGAGCTTGATGGGAAGCCGATGAAAATCGAGATTGTTGGAACAAACATCGCTACCCCTCCTGCACCTTTAGGAGCTAATGGTGCCTTTCGAAGTTCTAATGGAGCCATGAAAGG TGGCCAAGGCAAGGGTGGGGGATTTGGTAGGCAACGTGGTGGTGGTGCTgctggaagaggccgtggacgagggAAGGGTCGTGGAGAAAAGGTTTCTGCAGAAGATCTTGACGCCGATCTAGAGAAGTATCATTCCGAATCAATGCAGACAAATTGA
- the LOC108485494 gene encoding histone H4, whose translation MSGRGKGGKGLGKGGAKRHRKVLRDNIQGITKPAIRRLARRGGVKRISGLIYEETRGVLKIFLENVIRDAVTYTEHARRKTVTAMDVVYALKRQGRTLYGFGG comes from the coding sequence ATGTCAGGAAGAGGAAAAGGAGGTAAAGGTCTCGGAAAAGGAGGAGCCAAGAGGCATCGTAAGGTCCTAAGGGATAACATCCAAGGTATCACTAAGCCGGCCATCCGTCGTTTGGCTCGTCGTGGAGGAGTTAAGAGAATCAGTGGCTTGATCTATGAAGAAACCAGAGGAGTGTTGAAGATTTTCTTGGAGAACGTCATTCGCGATGCAGTGACTTACACTGAGCACGCTAGAAGGAAGACCGTGACGGCCATGGATGTTGTTTATGCTTTGAAAAGGCAAGGTCGTACTCTCTATGGATTTGGTGGTTAA
- the LOC108484025 gene encoding ACT domain-containing protein ACR9-like: protein MGVPTDDAVVIQKGKKNGDPHVITVNCPDKHGLGCDICRIILDFGLYITKGDVSTDGIWCYMVFWVVPHSSSPFVRWPSLKNRLQSLCPSCSVTFHFEGQASNSSAAAASPVYLLKFFCLDRKGLLHDVTQVLSELELTIQKVKVTTTPDGRVLDLFFITDNMELLHTKERQDDTYKQLNAVLGESCISCELKLVGPEYERHHGISSLSPAIAEELFRFELSDKETRSQALSPDMAKLKKATVVVDNSLSPVHTLLQIVCVDHKGLFYDVLRTLKDCNIKIAYGRFSLNSKGYRDLDLFIQQNDGKKIVDPDKQDGLCSRLRMEMLHPLRVIISNRGPDTELLVANPVELSGKGRPRVFYDVTQALKSLGICIFSAEIGRHSSSEREWEVYRFLLDDNCKFKFSSIGGRNQIVDRVRRLLMGW from the exons ATGGGAGTTCCGACCGACGACGCCGTTGTGatccaaaaaggaaagaaaaatggAGATCCTCACGTAATCACTGTTAATTGTCCCGATAAACATGGTCTCGGATGCGATATTTGTCGTATTATTCTTGATTTCGGACTTTACATCACCAAAGGAG ATGTTTCGACGGATGGAATTTGGTGCTATATGGTCTTTTGGGTTGTTCCTCATTCGAGCTCACCTTTTGTTAGGTGGCCGAGTTTGAAAAACCGGCTTCAATCGTTATGTCCTTCTTGTTCAGTGACGTTTCACTTTGAAGGTCAAGCTTCGAATTCCTCCGCCGCCGCGGCGTCTCCGGTTTACTTGTTGAAGTTCTTTTGCCTTGATCGGAAGGGATTATTACATG ATGTAACACAGGTTCTTAGTGAGCTTGAGCTCACAATTCAAAAGGTGAAAGTTACTACAACACCTGATGGCAGAGTCCTCGATCTCTTCTTTATAACCGATAACAT GGAGCTTTTACACACAAAAGAACGACAAGATGATACATATAAACAGTTAAATGCCGTGTTGGGTGAATCATGTATCAGTTGTGAACTCAAGTTGGTTGGTCCTGAGTATGAACGTCATCATGGTATCTCATCACTTTCTCCTGCTATAGCGGAAGAGTTATTCCGTTTCGAGCTATCGGATAAAGAGACTCGTTCCCAAGCTCTTAGCCCAGATATGGCGAAATTGAAGAAAGCTACTGTGGTGGTTGACAATTCATTGAGCCCAGTTCATACATTGCTTCAGATAGTTTGTGTGGATCACAAAGGTCTTTTCTACGATGTCTTGAGAACTTTGAAAGACTGCAATATCAAG ATAGCTTATGGTCGATTCTCATTGAACTCCAAAGGTTATCGTGATCTAGACTTATTTATTCAGCAAAATGATGGGAAAAAGATTGTGGATCCCGATAAGCAAGACGGATTATGTTCTCGTTTGAGGATGGAAATGCTTCATCCATTGCGTGTTATCATTTCGAACCGAGGGCCAGATACTGAACTTCTGGTTGCTAATCCGGTTGAGTTATCTGGAAAGGGAAGACCAAGGGTTTTCTATGATGTTACACAAGCTTTAAAGTCTCTTGGAATTTGCATATTCTCG GCTGAAATCGGAAGACATTCAAGTTCGGAACGGGAATGGGAAGTGTACAGGTTCCTTTTGGATGATAACTGCAAATTCAAATTCTCAAGTATTGGAGGTAGAAATCAGATTGTAGATAGAGTTAGAAGATTACTCATGGGATGGTAA